The following is a genomic window from Staphylococcus saccharolyticus.
CAATGATCGAACAATTTCAGTAATTAAACGCACTGAGTTTTCATAATCAACTTTGTGTATTACAGATACATTTGAATGCATATATCTCAATGCTACGCCAATTGTAGTGGTTGGAATACCTTTATTTGCTACGTGAATACTGCCTGCATCCGTACCACCACCAGGAGTAGTAGCCCATTGTACAGGAATATCATATTGTTCAGCGACTGATTTAATATGTTTACGAAAGCCATTGTGCGCAATATTAGTTGCATCCATCATGATAGCTAACGGACCATCGCCAAGTTTACCTTCATTCTTTTCATTCATCATCCCTGGGACATCATAAGCCACTCCAACGTTTACCGCGATTGCTAAATCAGGTTGAATTAATTGAGCAGCCACTTTGGCACCGCGTAAACCAACTTCTTCTTGTACTGTGGCTCCTGCATAGAGATTAATGCCAATTTCCTCGTCTTTTAATTGTTGTAAAATATCCACAGCGAGTGTGCAACCATAGCGGTTGTCAAAGGCTTTAGTAGTAAAATATTTATCATTGGCTAGCGTTTCGAACTCACTATATGGTGTAATCATGTTGCCTAATTCAATGCCATCTTGTTCGGCATCTTCTTTACTACTTACACCATTATCAATATACATATTTTTAATTTCAACTGGTTTCTTACGTTCTTCTGGTGAAAGGGAGTAAGGAGGTTTTGAACCAATAATCCCTCTGATTTCACAACCATCGTCAGTTGTAATGGTAACTTTCTGAGATAACATCACTTGATTCCACCAACCACCGATATGAGTGAAATAAATATATCCATAATCATCAATATGGTAACTATGAACCCAATTTCGTCTAAATGACCAGAAATCATTATAGATTTAGAACCATGTGTTGCATTCGCCGAAAATGCCACCCAGATTATCTTCAATGATGTCATCACTCACAGGTATAAGATAATTTTTCATCAATGTTTTTACTTTCATTTCATGTCCAGCAATACCATTAACATTAGTTAATGACTTGAGTAATTCTTTAGAGTCTGGCATCGTATTTTCCTCCAATAATAAGTATTTAAATGTAGTATAACATTAGATGTTGCTTTCGTTTGACTTGGTTTTGATTTTTTGAATTTTCTAAATAAAAAAGCAAGTAAGGTATAATTTAAGTAACAAAATCGAATTAAAGGTGGTATAATTTATATAAAAAATCGACGAGAGAAGGCGACTTAAATGAAAAAAGTGATTTTGCTTTTAGTAGTATTAGTCTTAAGTACTGTCGCGCTTACGGCATGTAGCAAGGAACGTACCAAGACGTATGAAGGTGATGTGAATGGTAAAGAAGTCATTACGTCATTAACTTATAAAGATGATGAAGTGCTTCAACAATCTACGCTTGCGACAATTAAGTATGATGATTTAGGAATTGATCAGTCTCAAGCTAAAGAAATGTTTAAAAATGATGAAAATGCATTTAAAGGAATTAAAGGCGTGACTTATAAAGTGGATTACAAAGACCAGAAAGCTGTAGAGCATATTGATATTGACTATAAAGATGCAGATATTGATAAGCTAAAGAAAAACTTAGGGTTTATTTCATCTGATACTAAAAAGGGTGAACATGTAAGTATGGACAGAGTAGTTAAACAATTCAAACGTAACGGTTTAAAAGAAAAAAGTAAAATGAATGATGATAATTAAAAATAAAGTCCTGAACAGCTGATGAGTTCGGGACTTTATGTATAAATGATAGTTTTTGTCTTTCTATGAAATTAATTTAAGTTTATAGTCTTTGATTTTCTTTGTAGATCCGTCCAGTTCTCTATAGATAATATGGTCTGAAGTGATCTCTGTAGGACTATTTACACCCACCGCTGCTGCAATGTTAAATAAACCTTCGTGTATGCTTGTGACATAATTCGTAACACGATATTGCTTTTCATCAACAATTAATCCTTTTTCTTTCTTGGGATCAGTTGTTGCAACACCAACTGGACATGTATTTAAGTGACATTGTTGGCTCATAATACACCCAACACTAATCATCATACCTCTTGCAATATTCACTAAGTCTGCACCCAGTCCAAGGGCAATTGCTATTTTATCAGGAGTTATTAGCTTACCTGAAGCGAAAATTTTAACTTTATCTCTAACACCATATTTTTCTAACATACTTGATACGATAGGTAGTGCCGTGAATAATGGTAATCCAACGCCATCCTCAAGCTCTTGGAACGTAGTCCCTGTGCCACCTTCACCGCCATCAACTGTAACAAAGCTTTTGGATAAGTATCCATATCTATCATCGTTTTAACAAGCGCCTCAATGTCCTCATTTTTGCTGACTACAATTTTAAAGCCTACAGGTTTTTGACCTAATGTCTGTATTTTATTAACGAATGTTAGTAAATCTTTAGGATTTTTTATAAAATCAAATCGGTTAGGTGAATTAATGGTTTCATGTGGTTTAACATTTCTAATTTTGGCAATTTCCTCTGTCACTTTATTACCTTCCATATGACCGCCACGTGTTTTTGCGCCTTGAGCCAATTTTAATTCAAAGGCACGAATATTTGAACGTTCTGCAAGCTCAATAAACATCTCATTATTGAAATTGCCTTCTTTATCTCGTACGCCAAATAATCCTGGTCCAATTTGGAAAATGATATCGCCGTCACCTTTAAGATGGTATTCGGAAAGACCACCTTCACCTGTATTCATCCAAGTTCCCGCTTTAGCTAAACCTTTAGAAAGAGAAGTAATAGCATTTTTACCTAAGGCTCTATAACTCATTCCTGATTGACCAACAAGACGTTTGACTTTGTATGGATATTTTAAATCAGAACCTAAAACAACAGCATGTTCATCTGCTAAAAAGAAAGGATTAACTTCAGTACTTTTTCTATGTTCTTCACGACTAAATAAACGTTCATTTTTTATTTTATATATAAATGTTGAAATGAGCCCTGAATTATCTACGTGTAATTCAGTCGCTTGCAAAGGAAACATTGTGTTTTGAATGTAAAAACCTTCTTTATATTCAGTTTCAGTTCCAAAACTTGTCATCCTAGAGTTATATTTACCTGCTAAGACGATATTTTTATAGTCACTTCTTGAAAATGGCTTTCCTTCATTATCATTTGCAAAGAAATATTGTCTTAATTCTGGACCAATTTTTTCAGAAATATAACGTATACGTCCCAAAACTGGAAAGTTTCTTAAGACGCTATGTTGATTTTGACCCTTGTCTTTAAATAACCATATGAGCCCTAAAATCATAATGGTTAATAATACAATCATGATGATAATATTGACTATGAATTGCATAATAGTCAAAACTGACATAAAAATTACCCCCTAAAATATTTCTCACACTCAATAATACAACAATGTATGCGTTTTACAATGAAAGTGTAGAAAAAATGAATTAAACTAATTGTACTACTATATTAAAAAGAGGTAGTGATTTTGATTGAGAAGAGGTGGCTTATGAATAATGATGATGCAATAAGACAAACACATTGTTAAAAGAGACTTTATTCTTATACCTTTATACATACTTTTTCAGAGCATTCTACCTATTATCATTGTATTTGACACTTTGGGTATCACTGCTATAATAACTCAGCAATCACCATCTGATTGGCTATATCACTTTTCTTTAAGTCTCAGTTTTGTTTTGGCACAAGGTTCCGTACTATTCATATTCTATTTAATGCATAAAGGAACACTCACGAACGTAGTTCAACGACAATTTAATCAAAGTACAGAATACATCTGGCGACTATTTAAAATAGTTATTGTTGTTAGTCTATTGCTGATAGTAGTCCAATGGCTAATTCATAGCACATCAATCAAATTATATGGAGCTCATACACAATATGAGCAACGTGTATTAGGATTATTTAAATTGCCTATTTCATTGCTATTTACATTTATTTCTATGGTTATTTTACGCCCTATGATTGAACAATTGCTTTATCGACATCTCATTATTCATGAATTAGGTAAGGTATGGAATAAAACAGTAGTGGTTCTTTTGTCGATAGCTATTGAAACAATAGTACATGTATACGATATGTTTTCAATTTTTGAAATGGTACCGTATTTAATTATTGCGTGTGGTACAACATACCTTTATATCAAAACACATCATAATATAGTTATCGCTTACCTATTTCAAGTCAGTATACAATTCATTTTCTTCATAGAGACTTTATGTAAAATTTATGTATTTTAAATTTATTTTATTAAAACCTATGAAATAGGGAATGTAACTTCTAAAAGGTTATATAGAAGGAGGCGTCCGTCTTGCTAATCAAAGTTGAACATCTTACTTATCGCGCGGATCAACGTACAATACTTGATGACATCAACCTTAATATTGAAGCAGGGGATACTATCGCCGTAATAGGACCATCTGGAAGCGGTAAAAGTACATTGCTTAAACAACTTAATCATTTAATTAGTCCTACAAATGGAACGATATATTTACATAATCAGCCATATGAGGATTACAAACCAGAAGAGTTGAGATCACGAGTGAGTTATTTAATGCAACAAAGTGAATTAATTGGAACGACAATAGAGCAAAATATGAAATTTCCATCGGTGGCACGAAGAGAGGATTTTAATCGAGAAAAAGCAAAGCATCTTCTAGAAGAAGTAGGTCT
Proteins encoded in this region:
- a CDS encoding YehR family lipoprotein, translated to MKKVILLLVVLVLSTVALTACSKERTKTYEGDVNGKEVITSLTYKDDEVLQQSTLATIKYDDLGIDQSQAKEMFKNDENAFKGIKGVTYKVDYKDQKAVEHIDIDYKDADIDKLKKNLGFISSDTKKGEHVSMDRVVKQFKRNGLKEKSKMNDDN
- the lnsB gene encoding CPBP family lipoprotein N-acylation protein LnsB yields the protein MVKRDFILIPLYILFQSILPIIIVFDTLGITAIITQQSPSDWLYHFSLSLSFVLAQGSVLFIFYLMHKGTLTNVVQRQFNQSTEYIWRLFKIVIVVSLLLIVVQWLIHSTSIKLYGAHTQYEQRVLGLFKLPISLLFTFISMVILRPMIEQLLYRHLIIHELGKVWNKTVVVLLSIAIETIVHVYDMFSIFEMVPYLIIACGTTYLYIKTHHNIVIAYLFQVSIQFIFFIETLCKIYVF
- a CDS encoding ABC transporter ATP-binding protein; translation: MLIKVEHLTYRADQRTILDDINLNIEAGDTIAVIGPSGSGKSTLLKQLNHLISPTNGTIYLHNQPYEDYKPEELRSRVSYLMQQSELIGTTIEQNMKFPSVARREDFNREKAKHLLEEVGLGDYDLDAEIKNMSGGERQRITIARQLMYQPEVLLLDESTSALDTRNKKNIENIIFKLADEGVAILWVTHSDDQSKSHFKRRVTITNGQISNDEELNNDE